Genomic window (Leptospira andrefontaineae):
ACTCATCCTTCTCCGATTTATACACTTCGAATACCAATTCGTCATGTACTTGGAGTAGAAGTTTGGATTTCCATTTTCTTTTTTCGATCTCGTCTTGGATCTGGATCATTGCTATCTTGATCATGTCGGCGCAGGTTCCTTGGATAGGAGTGTTGATCGCTACCCTTTTGGCTCCTTCTTTTGCCTGACGATGAGTGGATGTAATATCCGGAATAGGTCTCCTTCTTCCTTTCATGGTTTCTACATAACCTTTCTCTTCGCAAAAGGCGACCGTATCATCCATATACTTTTGTACACCAGGATACTGGGTTAGATATCGATCTATAAAACTCTTTGCTTCGTCTCTAGGAATTCGAAGGTTACGGCTAAGACCGTAAGGAGTGACTCCATATATTACGGAAAAGTTAACTACTTTCGCTTTATCTCTCATCTCCGGGCTGACCAGATCTTCTGAAACTCCGTAGATAGCAGCGGCGGTTCTTTTGTGGATATCGATCCCTTTTTTGTAGGCATCCATCATGGCAGGATCTTTGGAAATATGGGCCATGATCCTAAGTTCTATCTGAGAATAGTCCAAACTTAAGATCTCAAAATCCTTATGACCTGAGATAAAACCTTTTCGGATCAATCTGCCTTCTTTTTCTCGGATCGGAATATTTTGTAAGTTCGGATCTGTAGAAGAAAGTCTTCCTGTCGCTGCGATAGTCATATTATAACTGGTGTGAATTCTTCCATCTTTAGGAGAAGCCATACTTGGAAGAGTATCTACGTAAGTAGAGATCAACTTTGTATATTTTCTATAATCCAAAAGTTTTTCGATGATTGGATGTTCTCCCAATAATTCTTCCAAAACTTCGTGGTCTGTGGAATAACCTGTTTGGGTCTTTTTAACAACTCTAAGCTGCAGCTCATCGAATAGGATTTTTTGCAATTCTTTGGTAGAAGCGATATTGAATTCTTTTCCGGCAGCTTTGTAGATCCCTCTTTCCAGATCTTTTACTTCTCTTTGGAAATCTTTAGAAAGTTCCGCGAAATATTTCGAATCGACCGAGATCCCAGCCTTCTCCATTTGGGTTAAAACTGGAATTAAAGGCAGATCTATATCCTTGAATACACTTTCCAGCCCGGATTGTTTTAGGGACTTACGAAGAACATTATATAATCTTAAAGTAATATCCGCATCTTCCGCTGCGTATTCGGAAACCTTGTCCAGATCCACTTCCCAAAGATTTTTTTTATTCTTACCGGTTCCTACTAATTCCGCATAAGTGATCGTCTTATAATTCAGAAGATCTTCCGCAAGATCATCCATATTAAATCTACGGCTTTCAGGCGCCAAAATATAGGCCACGATCATAGTATCAAAAACGATATTTGTTACTTCGAAGCCGTGGTTTTGCAAAACGATCAGGTCGTATTTAATGTTCTGACCGACTTTAGGAATATTTGGATCTGCTAATATAGGTCCTAATATTTCACGAACCTGATCTAAAGGAAGAAGTTGTTCCTTATTTGTAAATAAACCCTCTTGTGTATGAGAGACAGGGATATAAAAACCGGTTCCTTCTTGGTTACACAAAGAGATCCCTAAAAGTTCCGCATCAAAAGCGTACTGGGATGTTGTTTCTGTGTCCACGGAAAGAATCGGAGATTTTTTCCAAGCTCTTGCAAGTTTGGTCAATTCTTCTACACTTTCTACTCGTTTATAAATCCCTTTTTTGGCAGCCGGACCTTTTGCGGAACCTGCTGTTGTTTCTTCCGGTTCATCCTTAGGAGGTTCTTTGCCTACCGACTTAGCTAAGTCTCGAGATAGAACATTATATCCTTGGTTCTTTAGATATTTTATCCCTTCGTCAGAAGCATAGTCAGGAAGTTTGAGATCATCTTCCTTGATACCCAAATCTAGATCTCTCCTAATCGTGGCCAATTGCCTGGACATGAAAGCATTGTCTTTATGTTCTATAAGTTTGTTCTTTAAGCCTGGATTTTTGATCTTCTCTATATTTTTATAAATCCCTTCTAGGTTTTTATATTCTTGGATCAACTTAGAAGCTCCCTTCTCGCCGATCCCTTTTACTCCAGGAATATTATCAGAAGTATCGCCAACGATCCCCATATAGTCAGGGATCTGTTTTACGTCTACACCCACTTCTTCTTTTACCCAGGAAGAGTCGATTTCCACAAATTCAGTGACTCCCTTTTTACCCCTGAGCATTTTAATATTCTTTTTTTCTAATAGTTGGTATAAGTCCTTATCACCGGAGAAGATCAAAATTTCCTTTGCAGAAGATTTATAATTTTCCGCAAGAGTCCCGATAATATCGTCCGCCTCATGTTTTTCTATCTTTAGGATCCTAAAACCTAAAACCTTCAGGGTTTCCATGATCTCATTCAACTGAGGTCGAAGATCTTCCGGCATAGGTTTACGATTTGCTTTATATTCTGCGAATGTAGCTCCTCTTTCCAAGGGCCCGCCAGGATCAAATGTCATTGCTACGTGAGTAGGAGAATAATCCTCGAAAAGTTTGAATAACATTCTGAAAAATCCAAAGACCGCACCACTTGGTTGTCCTGTTTTTGAATTTTTCAAATTGGAAGCTGCAAAAGCATAATACGCTCTGAATGCAAATGCGTGACCGTCTACTATGAGTAATTTTTTCATGCCGCTTCCCCGGATTTTCCTTTAGAGGTGGAATAGATCTCTTCACCTAATAAACTATAGTACGCGAGTTCAGTTTTCTTAATGGTATTTTTAACAGAGAACCTTTTTACGGATTCTTTATTAAACGCTCCCATAGATTTCCGAACTTTAGGATCTTCTAATAGAGTTTTGTAAGAAGAAGCAAGAGATATAACATCCCCCACCGGAGAAACAAATGCACCTTTACCTTCGGTCAACATTTCCGCAATGCCTCCGCCGTTCGTGGCAACGATAGGTAAACCGGATGCCATCGCGTCTAAAACGGAAGTCCCGAGTCCTTCTTCTTTCGAAGTTAACGTGAAAATATCGAATAAGGAAAGAAGTTCGGAGATATCTGTTCTGAATCCTGTGAAGATCACTTTATCCAAAAGTTTTTTTTCTGAAGCTAGTCTTTCCAGTTCTTTTCTGAGTTCACCTTCGCCTACGATAAGCACCTTATACTTTTTGTCAGTTTCTACTTTGGACAAAGCATTGAGTAAAGTTTTTTGGTCCTTATGATCGACTAACGCAGCAATATTCCCTATAATCAGTTCATCTTTGGAAAGATTGAATTCTTTTCTGAGATAAGATACATCACTCGCTTTTTTAGAAACACCTAAATCAATCCCGCTATATACGGTTACAACTTTAGCCGGATCAATCCCGTCCATGATAAGAATTTCACGAATACGATTCGAAACACTTAAGTAAAGATCCACTCTATCGGATACATACTTACGTTTGCTAAACCAATTCTTTCTAAGTCTAAAATCCACTCTTCTGGAAACTACAAGTTTCACTTGAGGATGTTTTGCTTTCGCCATCCAAGCAATAGAATGTGCTTTTGCAGTATGTGCATGAATGAGTTTGATCCCTTTGGAAACAATGAGTTCTTGGAGTGCCTTTACGGAGCCAAAGTCCCATTCACCTTTTAAAGGAAGGGTAACTGTTGGAAGTCCAACATCATTGGCGCGTGTCTCTAATGCAGAACCAGGTTTGCATAGAATGAGCTGAGGGATTTTGTGTTTTTTTAAACCTTCTGCCAGAAGAAAAAGTTGTCTTTCTCCTCCTCTCCAGCCGGTTTCCGTGTCGATATGAAGAATCACCCGATCAAATTGGGGTTCTGGCTTGAATTCTGCAAGAGTTCCGCCATTTCTTTTTAGGAAAAAGTCCTGGACAAACAGGATCCGCATTAGTGACAATTATTCTAATATAGCAGAGGAAATCCAGAATGTGCGAACTTTTGGGAATGAGCGCCAATGTTCCTACAGATATATGCTTCAGTTTCACCGGCCTTGTCCAAAGAGGTGGGAAAACAGGACCCCATAAAGACGGATGGGGGATCGCATTTTATGAGGGCAAAGGTTGTAGGGTCTTCCAAGATCCTCAAGCAAGTGCGGATTCACAATTAGCGGAACTGGTCCGAACATTTCCGATCAAAAGTAATTTAGTTATTTCACATATCCGAAAAGCAAATCGCGGTAAAGTAGATCTAAAAAACACACATCCGTTCGTTCGGGAGCTATGGGGTTATTATTGGACATTCGCTCATAATGGACAATTAAAGGGAGTGAAGAAGGAACCATTAAAAGATTTTACGCCTGTTGGGACAACTGACAGTGAGTATGCTTTTTGCTGGGTGCTTTCGGAATTAAAGAAGAAGTTTAAGACAAGACCTAAAAACGAAGTACAACTTTCTCAAGAGATCCGCAAACTGTTGTCCAAGCTCGGAAAAAAAGGAGTTTCAAATATCCTAATTTCGGATTCCAAATATTTATACGCATATTGTTCCACAAAACTAGTTTATATCACAAGGCATGCTCCGTTTGGAGAAGCAAAACTAATAGATGCAGATCTGAGTATTGACTTTAGTAAACATACAAGTCCGAAAGATATAGTTACTGTTTTAGCCACAAGTCCTTTGACCCAAAATGAAATTTGGACCCAGTTTTTACCTGGAGAATTTCAAGTCTGGAAAGAAGGAAAACAATGGCAAAGATTTTCTCCTGATAAAGAAAATAGGTCTGCCTAATATCTTTTTATGAACCCTTTAGGGAAATTTCCGAATCATCTAAAAATTTTAGGGATCTTTCTTTTATCCTATACCTTGATCACGAATTATTTATGGAGAGAACCTGATAATTATTTTTGGATCTGCCATGTTTCTGCATTTTTAGTTTCAGGAAGTTTGATTTTCGGGTTTCAAAAAGGAATTCGCATCGGAGGGCTCTGG
Coding sequences:
- the polA gene encoding DNA polymerase I, whose amino-acid sequence is MKKLLIVDGHAFAFRAYYAFAASNLKNSKTGQPSGAVFGFFRMLFKLFEDYSPTHVAMTFDPGGPLERGATFAEYKANRKPMPEDLRPQLNEIMETLKVLGFRILKIEKHEADDIIGTLAENYKSSAKEILIFSGDKDLYQLLEKKNIKMLRGKKGVTEFVEIDSSWVKEEVGVDVKQIPDYMGIVGDTSDNIPGVKGIGEKGASKLIQEYKNLEGIYKNIEKIKNPGLKNKLIEHKDNAFMSRQLATIRRDLDLGIKEDDLKLPDYASDEGIKYLKNQGYNVLSRDLAKSVGKEPPKDEPEETTAGSAKGPAAKKGIYKRVESVEELTKLARAWKKSPILSVDTETTSQYAFDAELLGISLCNQEGTGFYIPVSHTQEGLFTNKEQLLPLDQVREILGPILADPNIPKVGQNIKYDLIVLQNHGFEVTNIVFDTMIVAYILAPESRRFNMDDLAEDLLNYKTITYAELVGTGKNKKNLWEVDLDKVSEYAAEDADITLRLYNVLRKSLKQSGLESVFKDIDLPLIPVLTQMEKAGISVDSKYFAELSKDFQREVKDLERGIYKAAGKEFNIASTKELQKILFDELQLRVVKKTQTGYSTDHEVLEELLGEHPIIEKLLDYRKYTKLISTYVDTLPSMASPKDGRIHTSYNMTIAATGRLSSTDPNLQNIPIREKEGRLIRKGFISGHKDFEILSLDYSQIELRIMAHISKDPAMMDAYKKGIDIHKRTAAAIYGVSEDLVSPEMRDKAKVVNFSVIYGVTPYGLSRNLRIPRDEAKSFIDRYLTQYPGVQKYMDDTVAFCEEKGYVETMKGRRRPIPDITSTHRQAKEGAKRVAINTPIQGTCADMIKIAMIQIQDEIEKRKWKSKLLLQVHDELVFEVYKSEKDEFLKVCKRLMEDALPLDVPIKVEGKFGQNWDEAH
- a CDS encoding glycosyltransferase; its protein translation is MILHIDTETGWRGGERQLFLLAEGLKKHKIPQLILCKPGSALETRANDVGLPTVTLPLKGEWDFGSVKALQELIVSKGIKLIHAHTAKAHSIAWMAKAKHPQVKLVVSRRVDFRLRKNWFSKRKYVSDRVDLYLSVSNRIREILIMDGIDPAKVVTVYSGIDLGVSKKASDVSYLRKEFNLSKDELIIGNIAALVDHKDQKTLLNALSKVETDKKYKVLIVGEGELRKELERLASEKKLLDKVIFTGFRTDISELLSLFDIFTLTSKEEGLGTSVLDAMASGLPIVATNGGGIAEMLTEGKGAFVSPVGDVISLASSYKTLLEDPKVRKSMGAFNKESVKRFSVKNTIKKTELAYYSLLGEEIYSTSKGKSGEAA
- a CDS encoding class II glutamine amidotransferase, with amino-acid sequence MCELLGMSANVPTDICFSFTGLVQRGGKTGPHKDGWGIAFYEGKGCRVFQDPQASADSQLAELVRTFPIKSNLVISHIRKANRGKVDLKNTHPFVRELWGYYWTFAHNGQLKGVKKEPLKDFTPVGTTDSEYAFCWVLSELKKKFKTRPKNEVQLSQEIRKLLSKLGKKGVSNILISDSKYLYAYCSTKLVYITRHAPFGEAKLIDADLSIDFSKHTSPKDIVTVLATSPLTQNEIWTQFLPGEFQVWKEGKQWQRFSPDKENRSA